Proteins encoded within one genomic window of Raineyella fluvialis:
- a CDS encoding DUF5808 domain-containing protein: MNLPAPDPIATYVEEVAHHLRTRGHARHQALADLEAALRETAAAYASGEAEGEVTEPAAETGTDPAVAAVADFGSARAYAAELDAELRTERRFRTVLGVPNSLTTGILTRMAATFDPADHHVVVPHIFGLGWAINWGAVAVRLGLLNPDDLDDELLERAIALSGRRTRALAWTAVGTAVVAAGTATARRRRIGFTGWADVAGAAAVVTGAGALARLGADRRLPAGQRLVAPAYATFLATIMAAAMAGVRKDGERPRGAGWWGLPLGTLLWWASTYGPVTTAVSDTVHESSAPNSR, from the coding sequence ATGAACCTCCCCGCACCCGATCCGATCGCCACGTACGTCGAGGAGGTGGCACACCACCTGAGGACCCGCGGGCACGCCCGGCACCAGGCCCTCGCTGATCTCGAGGCCGCCCTGCGCGAGACCGCCGCGGCGTACGCCTCCGGGGAGGCCGAGGGCGAGGTGACCGAACCGGCCGCGGAGACCGGGACCGACCCGGCGGTCGCCGCGGTGGCCGACTTCGGCTCGGCCCGTGCGTACGCGGCCGAGCTCGACGCCGAACTGCGGACCGAACGCCGCTTCCGGACGGTGCTGGGGGTCCCCAATTCCCTGACCACCGGCATCCTGACCCGGATGGCCGCCACCTTCGACCCCGCGGACCACCACGTCGTCGTGCCGCACATCTTCGGCCTCGGCTGGGCGATCAACTGGGGGGCGGTCGCGGTCCGGCTGGGACTGCTCAATCCCGACGACCTCGACGACGAACTGCTCGAACGCGCGATCGCCCTGTCCGGGCGGCGGACGCGGGCCCTGGCTTGGACAGCCGTCGGCACCGCCGTGGTGGCCGCCGGGACCGCGACGGCCCGTCGACGCCGGATCGGCTTCACCGGGTGGGCCGACGTCGCCGGCGCGGCCGCCGTCGTGACCGGGGCCGGGGCGTTGGCACGGCTGGGGGCCGATCGGCGCCTGCCCGCGGGACAACGCCTGGTGGCGCCCGCCTATGCCACCTTCCTCGCCACCATCATGGCGGCGGCGATGGCCGGCGTACGGAAGGACGGGGAACGTCCGCGAGGGGCCGGATGGTGGGGACTCCCCCTCGGCACGCTGCTGTGGTGGGCCTCGACGTACGGTCCCGTGACGACGGCCGTTTCCGACACAGTGCACGAAAGCAGCGCCCCCAATTCCCGCTGA
- a CDS encoding GNAT family N-acetyltransferase yields the protein MPRTSVLNIRIASRADIGALQRLLDTQVGHGPLAAVPDGFRRDPDSFAFVAEFDHRIVGACLGTVMKPGPMSQVLGRGLPDVLHARRIGLLDTVAVDPDHIGRGLGTRLTLTARQHLLRSKTRVWASAAWKSPDGVSMHRIFTRSGLEPFAEVPDFWWHHRGTHPVTCPGCGQTRCRCSAVLYAGVL from the coding sequence ATGCCGCGTACTTCAGTTCTCAACATCCGCATCGCCTCCCGGGCGGACATCGGGGCACTGCAACGACTCCTCGACACCCAGGTCGGTCATGGTCCCTTGGCCGCGGTGCCCGACGGCTTCCGCCGGGACCCCGACAGTTTCGCCTTCGTCGCGGAGTTCGACCACCGCATCGTCGGGGCGTGCCTCGGCACCGTGATGAAACCGGGTCCGATGTCCCAGGTACTCGGCAGGGGCCTGCCTGACGTGCTCCACGCGCGACGGATCGGCCTGCTGGACACCGTCGCCGTCGATCCCGATCACATCGGCCGCGGACTCGGCACACGACTCACCCTCACCGCCCGCCAGCACCTGCTCCGGAGCAAGACCCGCGTCTGGGCCTCCGCCGCGTGGAAATCGCCCGACGGCGTCAGCATGCACCGCATCTTCACTCGTTCAGGCCTCGAGCCGTTCGCGGAGGTCCCCGACTTCTGGTGGCACCACCGCGGCACGCATCCCGTCACCTGTCCGGGCTGCGGCCAGACGCGGTGCCGATGCTCCGCCGTGCTGTACGCCGGCGTCCTCTGA
- a CDS encoding GNAT family N-acetyltransferase: MSDEVDNFSIEHDRSGQQFLLRDGDKQIGEINYLAFGEDGKERILYHTGVNKEYEGRGLAGRLAKAALDDTVAEGLTVVPVCPYVRSYLKRHAEYAGHSTPVRPEHLDVVPEEYREQ; encoded by the coding sequence ATGAGTGATGAGGTCGACAACTTCTCGATCGAGCACGATCGGTCCGGGCAGCAGTTCCTCCTCCGGGACGGCGACAAGCAGATCGGTGAGATCAACTACCTGGCCTTCGGAGAGGACGGCAAGGAACGCATCCTCTACCACACCGGGGTCAACAAGGAGTACGAAGGACGGGGCCTGGCGGGCCGGCTCGCCAAGGCGGCGCTGGACGACACGGTCGCGGAGGGTCTGACGGTGGTGCCGGTCTGCCCCTACGTCCGCTCCTATCTGAAGCGACACGCGGAGTACGCCGGACACTCGACGCCGGTGCGTCCCGAACATCTCGACGTCGTGCCGGAGGAGTACCGGGAGCAGTGA
- a CDS encoding nuclear transport factor 2 family protein, whose product MDISGDLSALFETYSTLLAEGDLDHLARLYVYPAMVIAPHARLVVADQDQTRRFFAGSLKGYAEKGIVASQPAVTWSDQPGRGVAAAYVTFTNLDAEGREVNQEHYCYQLVQIDGWWKIATITPLLA is encoded by the coding sequence ATGGACATCTCCGGCGACCTGAGCGCCCTCTTCGAGACCTACAGCACCCTGCTGGCCGAGGGAGATCTGGACCATCTCGCCAGGCTGTACGTGTACCCGGCGATGGTGATCGCGCCACATGCCCGGCTGGTGGTCGCCGACCAGGACCAGACCCGACGATTCTTCGCCGGTTCACTGAAGGGCTACGCCGAGAAGGGGATCGTCGCCTCCCAGCCGGCTGTCACCTGGAGCGACCAGCCCGGCCGGGGCGTGGCGGCGGCGTACGTCACCTTCACCAACCTCGATGCCGAGGGCCGCGAGGTGAACCAGGAGCACTACTGCTACCAGCTGGTCCAGATCGACGGATGGTGGAAGATCGCCACCATCACCCCGCTCCTGGCCTGA
- a CDS encoding PucR family transcriptional regulator, translating into MEGLPVRPVMNLDDALQDLSEVMQRRLIVLDDRLRVLAYSIHESEDDRARLSYALAHSDTWEHPPAGSDEPLVLDAGADERRVLVPLRDHRHRVGYLVYSLAAAEELSPAAAEHLAGGRERLGVLLSLRTMYAERDAARARDLLAGLLTAGTPVEERHRAAEALVREELVGGSEQYTVVVLGVPSDIRDEGAWKARSAVEATLDLVARASTATAVGGVVDGRGVLVFPRPVVVDRLDRILQAPTLSGVRAGIGGSVVELATAATSYRQADRAWRASCLDPSTYPRVTRWADLGLDKLLLELPLDRLGPDDLPGPVARLLASDHRQVDVPTLEAYLAAGGDARATAVALGIHRSTLYYRLDRIRATTDVDLADGLARRDLHAGLRVARLAGMLADLP; encoded by the coding sequence GTGGAGGGACTCCCCGTGCGTCCGGTGATGAACCTCGACGACGCGCTGCAGGACCTGTCGGAGGTGATGCAGCGGCGCCTCATCGTCCTCGACGACCGGCTGCGGGTCCTGGCGTACTCCATCCATGAATCGGAGGACGACCGGGCACGTCTCTCGTACGCCCTGGCACACAGCGATACCTGGGAGCACCCTCCCGCCGGCAGCGACGAGCCGCTCGTCCTGGACGCCGGTGCCGACGAGCGACGGGTGCTGGTGCCGCTGCGCGACCATCGGCACCGGGTCGGTTATCTGGTGTACTCGCTGGCGGCGGCCGAGGAACTCTCACCGGCGGCGGCCGAACACCTCGCCGGTGGCCGGGAACGCCTCGGGGTGCTGCTGTCCCTGCGGACGATGTACGCCGAACGGGACGCGGCGCGGGCCCGCGACCTGCTCGCCGGGCTCCTCACCGCCGGCACCCCGGTCGAGGAACGGCACCGGGCCGCTGAGGCTCTGGTCCGGGAGGAGCTGGTCGGCGGGTCCGAGCAGTACACCGTGGTCGTGCTCGGCGTTCCTTCGGACATCCGCGACGAGGGCGCCTGGAAGGCGCGATCAGCGGTGGAGGCGACCCTGGACCTGGTCGCCCGGGCGTCCACCGCCACCGCCGTGGGCGGCGTCGTGGACGGCCGCGGAGTCCTCGTGTTCCCGCGGCCGGTCGTGGTGGATCGTCTCGACCGGATCCTCCAGGCCCCGACACTCAGCGGCGTCCGTGCCGGGATCGGGGGGTCGGTGGTGGAGCTCGCGACCGCAGCGACGTCCTACCGGCAAGCGGATCGTGCCTGGCGGGCGTCGTGCCTGGATCCGTCGACCTACCCGCGGGTCACCCGCTGGGCCGATCTGGGGCTGGACAAGCTGCTGTTGGAGCTCCCCCTCGACCGGCTGGGCCCGGACGACCTGCCGGGGCCCGTCGCCCGCCTGCTGGCCTCCGACCACCGTCAGGTGGACGTGCCGACACTCGAGGCCTACCTGGCTGCCGGCGGTGACGCCCGGGCCACCGCGGTGGCACTGGGCATCCATCGGTCGACCCTCTACTACCGACTGGACCGGATCCGGGCCACCACGGACGTGGACCTGGCCGACGGCCTGGCCCGCCGTGACCTGCACGCCGGGCTGCGCGTGGCCCGTCTCGCCGGGATGCTCGCCGACCTCCCCTGA
- a CDS encoding PadR family transcriptional regulator, with protein sequence MRTDHLTQLRKGALELAVLALLDRAPSYGFEIVDGLAGLPGLEATTGTIYPLLTRLKNSGLVETTWRESPKGPPRKYYTLGAVGRAELAAQAAAWRQVASAMDELLQKDSR encoded by the coding sequence ATGCGCACCGACCACTTGACCCAACTGCGCAAGGGTGCCCTCGAGCTGGCCGTCCTGGCCCTGCTCGACCGCGCCCCCTCGTACGGTTTCGAGATCGTCGACGGCCTCGCCGGCCTGCCCGGACTGGAGGCCACCACGGGAACGATCTACCCGCTGCTGACCCGGCTGAAGAACTCGGGACTGGTGGAGACGACGTGGCGGGAATCGCCGAAGGGGCCACCGCGCAAGTACTACACACTCGGAGCAGTCGGCCGGGCCGAACTCGCCGCGCAGGCGGCCGCCTGGCGCCAGGTGGCCAGCGCCATGGACGAACTGCTCCAGAAGGACTCCCGATGA
- a CDS encoding NADPH-dependent F420 reductase: MTTTTRQDHASDGRSPWTAPSARTSVGILGAGELGMALASRLLGTEYDVRLATRRPAAATAELIAPFLPGVTAVGRAEAYACDIVIAAIPLRRYRSLPAEALRGRIVVDVMNHRPLVDGPRPEFDEDPRATSEIVQEHLPGAYVVRTLNHIGAREISNDSRPTGEEGRRALAVASDHPAATATVSVLVDALGFDPVDAGPLAHARAFEPGTPIFHGRWTAEGLRSALAEAL, encoded by the coding sequence GTGACAACCACCACGCGACAGGATCACGCCAGCGACGGCCGCTCACCCTGGACGGCCCCGAGTGCGCGAACCAGCGTCGGCATCCTCGGCGCGGGAGAACTCGGCATGGCCCTGGCGTCACGACTGCTGGGGACGGAGTACGACGTACGCCTCGCCACTCGGCGGCCCGCCGCAGCGACGGCGGAGTTGATCGCGCCGTTCCTGCCCGGTGTCACCGCGGTCGGCCGGGCCGAGGCGTACGCCTGTGACATCGTCATCGCGGCCATCCCCCTGCGGCGCTACCGCAGCCTGCCGGCCGAGGCCCTGCGCGGGCGGATCGTCGTGGACGTGATGAACCACCGGCCCTTGGTCGACGGCCCGCGGCCGGAGTTCGACGAGGACCCTCGCGCGACGAGCGAGATCGTCCAGGAACACCTGCCGGGTGCGTACGTCGTCCGGACCCTGAACCACATCGGCGCCCGCGAGATCTCGAACGACTCCCGGCCGACCGGCGAGGAGGGACGCCGCGCGCTCGCGGTCGCCTCCGACCACCCTGCGGCCACGGCGACGGTGAGTGTGCTGGTGGACGCCCTCGGCTTCGATCCGGTCGACGCGGGGCCGTTGGCCCACGCACGCGCGTTCGAGCCCGGGACGCCGATCTTTCATGGCCGGTGGACCGCCGAGGGGCTCCGGTCCGCCCTGGCCGAGGCTCTCTGA
- a CDS encoding aromatic amino acid transaminase: MSLFSAVEMAPADPILGLTEKFKADTDAKKANLGVGAYQNAAGQTAPLLACVAEAEKRIAADPQAKPYLPIDGMAAYNRYVKELVLGAGSPVIERTATVQALGGTGALRVGAEFLKSIVPGATVLISDPSWENHRALFTAAGYRVESYRYYDAATRGIDAAGMLEDLAAAAPDTIVVLHACCHNPTGYDLDADQWGKVIAVVKERGLVPYLDMAYQGFSQGLEEDAQVVRRFADAGLQFACSTSFSKSFSLYGERDGALSVVCGDADEAKRVLSQLKPVVRTLYSNPPTHGAKIVATVLGDPQLRAQWEAELGEMRDRIKEMRAALVAGLKAAGVSDDVSFITDQVGMFSYSGLTKDQMVRLREEFHVYGTDKGRICVAALNPGNIEHVAQSIAQVW, encoded by the coding sequence ATGTCCTTGTTCTCCGCCGTCGAAATGGCTCCCGCCGACCCGATCCTCGGCCTCACCGAGAAGTTCAAGGCGGACACCGATGCCAAGAAGGCCAACCTCGGAGTCGGGGCGTACCAGAACGCCGCCGGCCAGACCGCCCCGCTGCTGGCGTGTGTCGCCGAGGCCGAGAAGCGCATCGCGGCGGATCCCCAGGCCAAGCCCTACCTGCCGATCGACGGCATGGCGGCGTACAACCGGTACGTCAAGGAGCTGGTCCTCGGCGCCGGCAGCCCGGTGATCGAGCGGACGGCCACCGTCCAGGCCCTCGGCGGCACCGGTGCCCTGCGGGTCGGGGCCGAGTTCCTCAAGTCCATCGTGCCCGGTGCGACGGTACTGATCTCCGACCCGTCCTGGGAGAACCACCGGGCCCTGTTCACTGCCGCCGGCTACCGGGTGGAGAGCTACCGCTACTACGACGCCGCCACGCGCGGGATCGACGCCGCCGGGATGCTGGAGGACCTGGCCGCGGCAGCGCCGGACACGATCGTCGTCCTGCATGCCTGCTGCCACAACCCCACCGGCTACGACCTCGACGCCGACCAGTGGGGCAAGGTCATCGCGGTCGTCAAGGAGCGTGGCCTCGTCCCGTACCTCGACATGGCCTACCAGGGCTTCTCCCAGGGCCTGGAGGAGGACGCCCAGGTGGTGCGGCGGTTCGCCGACGCCGGTCTGCAGTTCGCCTGCTCCACTTCGTTCTCGAAGAGCTTCTCCCTCTACGGCGAGCGCGACGGGGCCCTCTCGGTGGTCTGCGGCGATGCGGACGAGGCCAAGCGCGTGCTCTCCCAGCTCAAGCCGGTGGTCCGTACGCTCTACTCCAACCCACCCACCCACGGCGCGAAGATCGTCGCCACCGTCCTCGGCGACCCCCAGCTGCGGGCCCAGTGGGAGGCCGAGCTCGGTGAGATGCGGGATCGGATCAAGGAGATGCGCGCGGCGCTCGTCGCCGGGCTGAAGGCCGCCGGGGTGAGCGACGACGTCTCGTTCATCACCGACCAGGTCGGGATGTTCTCCTACTCAGGCCTGACGAAGGACCAGATGGTCCGGCTCCGCGAGGAGTTCCACGTCTACGGCACCGACAAGGGCCGCATCTGCGTCGCGGCGCTCAACCCGGGCAACATCGAGCACGTGGCGCAGTCCATCGCCCAGGTCTGGTGA
- a CDS encoding SRPBCC domain-containing protein, giving the protein MSDPATFIEVDERAAVRFVRRYRLSGARVWEAVTAPEHLARWFPSPEVTYEPRVGAEIGFAGDPHLPTFRGTVLTWDPPRRFAFSWGGDEVRFDVEPDGEGTGDGDGATLTLTDLLDQPGAAARNAAGWEACLRSLDALLAGQATVGPHVDEEAGIWREAYDRYVASGFPPMPRCPTCEPRQICEVRQRTATGAFW; this is encoded by the coding sequence ATGTCCGATCCCGCAACGTTCATCGAGGTCGACGAGCGTGCGGCCGTACGCTTCGTCCGCCGCTACCGGCTATCCGGCGCCCGCGTCTGGGAGGCCGTCACCGCGCCCGAGCACCTGGCCCGATGGTTTCCGTCCCCGGAGGTGACGTACGAGCCGAGGGTGGGGGCCGAGATCGGTTTCGCTGGTGACCCGCACCTGCCGACCTTCCGGGGAACCGTGCTGACGTGGGATCCGCCGCGTCGATTCGCCTTCTCCTGGGGCGGCGACGAGGTGCGTTTCGACGTCGAGCCGGACGGGGAAGGGACCGGGGACGGGGACGGCGCCACGCTCACGCTGACCGATCTCCTCGACCAGCCCGGCGCCGCGGCGCGCAACGCCGCCGGCTGGGAGGCGTGCCTGCGTTCCCTTGACGCGCTGCTCGCCGGGCAGGCGACCGTGGGGCCGCACGTCGACGAGGAGGCGGGCATCTGGCGCGAGGCGTACGACCGTTATGTGGCCTCGGGCTTCCCTCCGATGCCCCGGTGCCCGACCTGTGAGCCCCGGCAGATCTGTGAGGTTCGGCAGAGAACGGCGACTGGCGCCTTTTGGTGA
- a CDS encoding FAD-dependent monooxygenase: MTHQDTIPHIDVAIIGAGIGGLTLALALRERGIEATLLERTAELREVGAAVALSANATTLYRRFGLYDALGEVSWAQTDLVFRDGRSGATLARTPVGATYRERFGADYWGIHRAELQRILSSAVGAEHIRLSHKVTGLREEDDRVLIDLADGRQLSAGVVVGADGARSMVRRWIVGHDDAIYSGRSGFRGIVATERLTQLPDPRAIQFWTGPTGHLLHYAIGARGEDVNFLAVTRTPARWTAPEWVVPAEDREKFAAFEGWHPAVTEMIGAVEVGQRWALMRRPPLRTWHRGRVVLLGDAAHSLVPHHGQGANQSIEDTYVLAEELARADLHDPVPAFEAYEARRRLRTRGVQYASWQVAKALHVSDGAEAEARNAAMAEEDFLEDKLAWIHGYDATVDSGLRPGSVGAMAR; the protein is encoded by the coding sequence ATGACACACCAGGACACGATCCCCCACATCGACGTGGCGATCATCGGCGCCGGCATCGGCGGCCTCACCCTCGCCCTGGCGCTGCGGGAACGCGGCATCGAGGCGACCCTGCTCGAACGCACCGCCGAACTCCGCGAGGTCGGGGCCGCTGTGGCACTGTCCGCGAACGCCACCACCCTCTATCGCCGGTTCGGCCTGTACGACGCCTTGGGCGAGGTCTCGTGGGCCCAGACGGATCTGGTGTTCCGTGACGGCCGCAGCGGCGCGACGCTGGCGCGGACGCCGGTGGGTGCGACCTACCGTGAACGCTTCGGAGCCGACTACTGGGGCATCCACCGCGCCGAGCTCCAGCGCATCCTGTCGAGCGCCGTCGGCGCCGAGCACATCCGGCTCTCGCACAAGGTCACCGGCCTGCGGGAGGAGGACGACCGGGTGCTGATCGACCTTGCCGACGGCAGGCAGCTGAGCGCCGGGGTGGTGGTCGGCGCCGATGGCGCCCGTTCGATGGTCCGCCGCTGGATCGTCGGCCACGACGACGCGATCTACTCGGGACGCTCCGGCTTCCGCGGCATTGTCGCGACCGAGCGGTTGACCCAGCTCCCCGATCCCCGGGCCATCCAGTTCTGGACCGGCCCGACCGGCCACCTGCTGCACTACGCGATCGGCGCCCGCGGCGAGGACGTCAACTTCCTCGCGGTGACCCGCACCCCGGCGCGCTGGACGGCCCCGGAGTGGGTCGTCCCCGCCGAGGACCGGGAGAAGTTCGCGGCGTTCGAGGGGTGGCACCCGGCCGTGACCGAGATGATCGGGGCGGTCGAGGTCGGCCAGCGCTGGGCGCTGATGCGCCGGCCCCCGCTGCGCACCTGGCACCGCGGCCGGGTCGTGCTGCTCGGGGACGCCGCCCACTCTCTGGTCCCCCACCACGGCCAGGGCGCCAACCAGTCGATCGAGGACACGTACGTGCTGGCCGAGGAGCTCGCCCGGGCGGATCTGCACGATCCCGTCCCCGCCTTCGAGGCGTACGAGGCGCGGCGTCGGCTGCGGACGCGCGGCGTGCAGTACGCGTCCTGGCAGGTGGCGAAGGCGCTGCACGTGTCTGACGGCGCGGAGGCCGAGGCGCGGAACGCCGCGATGGCCGAGGAGGACTTCCTCGAGGACAAGCTCGCCTGGATCCACGGCTACGACGCGACCGTCGACAGCGGACTGCGGCCGGGATCGGTCGGGGCGATGGCGCGCTGA